A single window of Sulfitobacter sp. JL08 DNA harbors:
- a CDS encoding GlxA family transcriptional regulator, whose translation MNSAQNIFLPNPEPLRITVLVLDDSNTLSFAAAVDPMRAANRQARKRLFNWTYATAAGNPALLTSGLQVPGDPIAQATPPDLLLIIAGFNLASHDTPNLRASLRRLARAGCTLAGIDGGPWLLAGAGVLDGHRATTHWEDHDTFAARFSQINVERSRYCVDGARLTSGGAAPTIDLMLSLIAGRFGTALAEKVTTSFIYDPVGDASRPQSRRISARHNILTARANALMEDNLDSPLPIPQIARRLGVSTRSLELQFRARLGTTPKSYFLSLRLAEAYRRVTATSEPLNDIALACGFASQSSFSRAFKSSYGQSARRLRSA comes from the coding sequence ATGAATTCCGCACAAAATATCTTTCTTCCCAATCCCGAACCGCTGCGCATTACGGTTCTGGTTCTGGATGACAGCAACACATTGTCTTTTGCCGCCGCCGTCGATCCGATGCGCGCCGCCAACCGGCAGGCGCGCAAGCGGCTGTTCAACTGGACATATGCCACCGCCGCAGGCAATCCGGCCCTGTTGACCAGCGGCCTGCAAGTGCCCGGCGACCCCATAGCACAGGCCACGCCGCCCGATCTGTTGCTGATCATCGCCGGGTTCAATCTGGCCAGTCACGATACACCCAATCTGCGCGCCAGCTTGCGCCGGCTGGCCCGTGCGGGCTGCACCCTTGCCGGCATTGATGGCGGTCCCTGGCTTCTGGCAGGGGCCGGTGTGCTTGACGGGCACCGCGCCACCACCCATTGGGAAGACCACGATACATTTGCCGCACGCTTTTCCCAGATCAATGTCGAACGCAGCCGTTATTGCGTCGATGGCGCCCGCCTGACCAGTGGCGGTGCCGCCCCCACCATTGATCTGATGCTGTCCCTGATCGCGGGCCGCTTTGGCACCGCGCTGGCCGAAAAGGTCACGACATCGTTCATTTACGATCCCGTCGGGGATGCCAGCCGCCCGCAAAGCCGCCGCATCTCGGCCCGCCACAACATCCTGACGGCCCGCGCCAATGCCCTGATGGAAGACAATCTGGATAGCCCGCTGCCGATCCCGCAGATCGCGCGCCGTCTGGGCGTCAGCACACGGTCGCTTGAACTTCAGTTCCGGGCGCGGCTGGGAACGACCCCCAAATCCTATTTCCTGTCCCTGCGTCTGGCCGAAGCCTACCGCCGTGTCACCGCCACATCAGAGCCGTTGAACGATATCGCGCTGGCATGCGGCTTTGCCTCGCAATCCAGCTTTTCACGCGCCTTCAAGTCAAGCTACGGCCAAAGCGCACGCCGCCTGCGTTCGGCGTAA
- a CDS encoding aldo/keto reductase — translation MKMKPLGRTGLAVSELCLGSMTWGTQNTVGEGHAQIDRALERGVNFIDTAEMYPVNPVSKETVGRTEDIIGQWVEQSGRRDQVILATKHSGEGLGYVRDGAPISSKTIPDTIAGSLKRLKTDYIDLYQFHWPNRGSYMFRKNWTYDPSGQNKAETLAHMEDALGALQREVDKGTIRAFGLSNESAWGTAQWLRLSEDKGLPRVASIQNEYSLLCRMYDTDLAELSVNEDVGLLAFSPLAAGLLSGKYQNGAVPQGSRMSLNGDLGGRKTDRAFAAVDLYLGIAQKHGLDPVQMALAWCATRPFMASVIFGATTMDQLDLALGAADVTLDDEVLAEIDAAQRQCPMPY, via the coding sequence ATGAAGATGAAGCCGTTGGGCCGCACCGGTCTTGCCGTGTCGGAACTGTGTCTGGGATCAATGACCTGGGGCACGCAGAACACGGTTGGCGAAGGTCACGCCCAGATCGACCGCGCGCTGGAACGGGGGGTGAATTTCATCGACACGGCGGAAATGTACCCTGTGAACCCTGTCAGCAAGGAAACCGTTGGCCGCACCGAGGACATCATCGGACAATGGGTCGAACAATCGGGGCGGCGCGATCAGGTGATCCTCGCGACCAAACATTCGGGCGAGGGGTTGGGATATGTCCGCGATGGTGCGCCGATTTCATCCAAGACAATTCCCGACACAATCGCGGGATCTCTGAAGCGGCTGAAAACGGATTACATCGATCTTTACCAGTTTCACTGGCCCAATCGCGGATCCTACATGTTTCGCAAGAACTGGACCTATGATCCGTCCGGCCAGAACAAGGCCGAGACGCTGGCCCATATGGAGGATGCGCTGGGCGCGCTGCAGCGCGAGGTCGACAAGGGCACGATCCGCGCCTTTGGTCTGTCCAACGAAAGCGCCTGGGGCACGGCCCAATGGCTGCGCCTGTCCGAGGACAAGGGCCTGCCGCGCGTTGCCTCGATCCAGAATGAGTATTCGCTGCTGTGCCGGATGTATGACACCGATCTGGCGGAACTGAGCGTCAACGAGGATGTCGGCCTGCTGGCGTTTTCGCCTTTGGCGGCCGGATTGCTGAGCGGGAAATACCAGAACGGCGCAGTGCCGCAGGGATCGCGCATGTCGCTGAACGGTGATCTGGGTGGACGCAAGACAGACCGCGCCTTCGCGGCGGTGGATCTGTATCTTGGCATCGCGCAGAAACACGGGCTGGACCCGGTGCAGATGGCGTTGGCCTGGTGCGCCACACGCCCGTTCATGGCATCGGTGATTTTTGGTGCAACGACGATGGATCAACTGGATCTGGCGCTGGGGGCCGCGGATGTGACGCTGGACGATGAGGTGCTGGCAGAGATCGATGCGGCCCAACGCCAGTGTCCGATGCCGTATTGA
- a CDS encoding ImuA family protein gives MNQTLLSRAPDTAPPSLTLLGQLSLRLARLHEVCGAARHSFALWCAAQTSGPVLWIAPDWGTNGLHGAGIHPFVNPGRLIFVHPRRAEDTLWTMEEALRSGAAPLVVGDVPAPPGLTAVRRMHLAAQAGAQAGMGAPLGLLLTPGDGGAPGVESRWHMAPRHSATQTLWHLERRRARTAAPQSWQITASGGGTQGAAPGLGIKVL, from the coding sequence ATGAATCAAACCCTGCTTTCGCGCGCCCCGGACACGGCACCGCCGTCGCTGACCCTGCTGGGGCAGTTGTCCTTGCGCCTTGCCCGTCTGCACGAGGTCTGCGGCGCAGCCCGCCACAGCTTTGCACTATGGTGCGCGGCGCAGACCAGCGGGCCGGTTTTGTGGATCGCCCCCGATTGGGGCACCAACGGGCTGCACGGGGCGGGCATCCACCCTTTTGTAAATCCCGGGCGTCTGATCTTTGTGCACCCGCGGCGCGCCGAAGACACCCTTTGGACCATGGAAGAAGCGTTGCGCAGCGGTGCTGCCCCGCTGGTGGTCGGGGATGTGCCCGCCCCGCCGGGTCTGACCGCAGTGCGGCGCATGCATCTGGCGGCACAAGCCGGTGCACAGGCCGGAATGGGTGCACCTCTGGGTCTGCTGCTGACACCGGGGGATGGCGGCGCACCCGGTGTCGAAAGCCGCTGGCACATGGCCCCGCGCCACAGCGCGACCCAAACGCTCTGGCATCTGGAACGGCGCCGCGCCCGCACCGCAGCACCGCAAAGCTGGCAGATCACAGCGTCCGGCGGGGGCACACAGGGTGCAGCGCCCGGGCTTGGCATCAAAGTGCTGTGA
- a CDS encoding YceI family protein: protein MKQFLSVRILLHAILIMVLGTATSSAAPTRYALDQTVSQVGFIYVLNGAEQKGTMPVSQADLVIDPENLRDAKVDVQVSVEKARTGLIFATDALKAPSVLDAGQFPTIRFVATAIHLGADGRLSNGARIDGDITMRGVTRPASFQASLFRMQGSAPDDLSTLTIRLTGAVRRSDFGASGYADLVGDVVQLDIVARIQAQR, encoded by the coding sequence ATGAAACAATTTCTTTCGGTCCGCATCCTGCTGCACGCCATCCTGATCATGGTGCTTGGCACGGCCACATCCAGCGCAGCCCCGACACGCTATGCGCTGGACCAGACAGTTTCCCAGGTGGGGTTTATCTATGTGCTGAACGGTGCCGAGCAAAAAGGCACAATGCCCGTCAGTCAGGCCGATCTGGTCATTGATCCCGAAAACCTGCGTGACGCCAAAGTTGACGTTCAGGTCAGCGTGGAAAAGGCACGCACCGGGCTGATCTTTGCCACGGACGCGCTCAAGGCGCCATCGGTTCTGGATGCCGGACAATTCCCAACCATCCGCTTTGTCGCAACGGCCATCCATCTGGGGGCCGATGGCCGCCTGTCCAATGGCGCGCGCATCGATGGCGACATCACCATGCGCGGCGTCACCCGCCCGGCCAGCTTTCAGGCCAGCCTGTTTCGCATGCAGGGCAGCGCGCCCGACGATCTGAGCACTCTGACCATCCGTCTGACAGGGGCGGTGCGGCGATCGGATTTCGGGGCAAGCGGATACGCGGACCTTGTCGGCGACGTGGTACAGCTTGACATAGTTGCCCGCATTCAGGCGCAGCGTTAA
- a CDS encoding MFS transporter: MRMLISFAALFLSVILLQLSTGGVGPLDALSGLELGFSTEEIGLLGSAHFFGFFIGCWWAPRVLGTVGHSRAFAAFTAIGAIGLLAHMLVVNPYAWVVMRIMSGFCVAGCYTVVEAWLQAKVTNETRGRAMGIYRVVDTTGSLGAQLIIGVLAPASYVSYNLLAIICCAALIPLTLTTNQQPETPRAARLRPMLAIHLSPLAAAAVVVSALSSASFRMVGPVYGQGVGLSVGQIAWFLAAFVLGGALAQIPVGWLADKYDRRWVLIWLSVAAMISCAVTVASSGYGTTAIMLSAGLFGLTTFPIYSVAAAHAHDFADNSERVELSAALMFFFALGAIAAPLFASVLIEAFGPGALFTMVSIGHLVLVVFGFFRMRQRASPVDRTAFVATPRTSFTIGRLFGRSRKPLDTSQTD, encoded by the coding sequence ATGCGCATGCTCATTTCCTTCGCCGCTCTGTTCCTGTCGGTCATTCTATTGCAGCTTTCGACAGGTGGCGTTGGCCCGCTTGATGCGCTTTCGGGCCTGGAACTGGGGTTTTCAACCGAAGAAATCGGGTTGCTCGGCTCGGCGCATTTCTTCGGGTTCTTTATAGGCTGCTGGTGGGCGCCGCGGGTTCTGGGCACAGTCGGCCACAGCCGCGCCTTTGCCGCGTTTACCGCGATCGGCGCCATCGGCCTGCTGGCGCACATGCTGGTGGTGAACCCCTATGCCTGGGTCGTCATGCGCATCATGTCGGGCTTTTGCGTGGCCGGATGTTACACCGTCGTCGAAGCATGGTTACAGGCCAAAGTGACCAATGAAACGCGCGGACGCGCGATGGGGATCTACCGTGTGGTCGACACCACCGGATCACTGGGCGCGCAACTGATTATCGGGGTGCTCGCTCCGGCCAGTTACGTGTCATACAACCTGCTGGCCATTATCTGTTGCGCCGCCCTGATCCCGCTGACGCTGACCACCAACCAACAGCCCGAAACCCCCCGCGCGGCACGGCTGCGCCCGATGCTGGCCATACATCTGTCTCCGCTGGCGGCGGCGGCGGTGGTTGTGTCGGCGCTGTCCAGCGCGTCCTTCCGCATGGTTGGCCCGGTTTACGGACAGGGGGTCGGGCTTAGCGTGGGGCAAATCGCCTGGTTCCTGGCGGCCTTTGTTCTGGGCGGCGCGCTGGCGCAAATTCCGGTCGGATGGCTGGCCGACAAATATGATCGGCGCTGGGTGCTGATCTGGCTGTCCGTCGCCGCCATGATCAGTTGCGCCGTGACCGTGGCCAGCAGCGGCTATGGCACCACCGCGATCATGCTGTCGGCCGGACTGTTCGGGCTGACCACATTTCCGATCTATTCGGTGGCCGCTGCACACGCACATGATTTCGCGGACAATTCCGAACGGGTCGAACTTTCGGCCGCGCTGATGTTTTTCTTTGCCCTTGGAGCCATTGCCGCGCCTTTGTTCGCATCGGTCCTGATCGAGGCCTTTGGCCCCGGTGCCCTGTTCACGATGGTTTCAATCGGGCATCTGGTTCTGGTCGTTTTCGGCTTTTTCCGGATGCGGCAGCGCGCCTCTCCGGTGGATCGCACCGCGTTCGTTGCGACCCCGCGCACATCCTTCACCATCGGGCGGCTGTTCGGGCGCAGCCGCAAACCGCTTGATACATCGCAAACGGACTGA
- the metG gene encoding methionine--tRNA ligase produces the protein MTRHLITSAIPYINGIKHLGNLIGSQLPADLYARYQRGRGNEVLFLCATDEHGTPAELAAAKAGKPVADYCAEMHAVQAEIARGFRLSFDHFGRSSSPQNHALTQHFAGKLADNGLIREVSEKQVYSITDGRFLPDRYIEGTCPNCGYDKARGDQCENCTKQLDPTDLIDPRSAISGSTDLEVRETKHLYLCQSALKDDLDKWIDSKTDWPVLTTSIAKKWLHDGDGLQDRGITRDLDWGIPVKRGDQDWPGMEGKVFYVWFDAPIEYIACAGEWAEANGKSDADWQRWWRTDKGAADVRYTQFMGKDNVPFHTLSFPATILGSGEPWKLVDHLKSFNYLNYDGGQFSTSQGRGIFMDQALDILPADYWRWWLLSHAPESSDSEFTWENFQVSVNKDLADVLGNFVSRITKFCRSKFGEAVPQGGSYGPAETTLIADLTTRIRAYETFLEAMEVRKSAQELRAIWSLGNEYLQAAAPWSTFKTDPEQAAAQTRLALCLIPIYAALSAPFIPDASASILASMKLDNFDWPEDVDAALAALQAGHAFDVPEVLFAKISDEDREDWQQRFAGIRT, from the coding sequence ATGACCCGTCACCTGATCACCTCCGCGATTCCCTACATCAACGGGATCAAACATCTGGGCAACCTGATCGGCTCTCAGTTGCCAGCTGATCTTTATGCCCGCTACCAGCGCGGACGCGGCAACGAAGTCCTGTTTTTGTGCGCCACCGACGAACACGGCACCCCTGCCGAACTGGCTGCGGCCAAGGCGGGTAAACCGGTGGCGGATTATTGCGCCGAAATGCACGCCGTGCAGGCCGAAATCGCGCGCGGCTTCCGCCTCAGCTTTGATCATTTCGGGCGCTCTTCCAGCCCGCAGAACCATGCCCTGACCCAGCATTTCGCCGGCAAACTTGCCGACAATGGTCTGATCCGCGAAGTGTCGGAGAAACAGGTCTATTCCATCACCGACGGGCGGTTCCTGCCTGATCGCTATATCGAAGGTACCTGCCCCAACTGCGGCTACGACAAGGCGCGCGGCGACCAGTGTGAAAACTGTACCAAACAACTGGACCCGACCGATCTGATCGATCCGCGCAGCGCCATTTCCGGTTCGACCGATCTTGAAGTGCGCGAAACCAAACATCTTTATCTTTGCCAGTCCGCGCTCAAGGACGACCTGGACAAATGGATCGACAGCAAAACCGACTGGCCCGTGCTGACAACCTCGATCGCCAAAAAATGGCTGCATGACGGCGACGGTTTGCAGGATCGCGGCATCACCCGCGATCTGGATTGGGGCATTCCCGTCAAACGCGGCGATCAGGACTGGCCCGGCATGGAGGGCAAGGTATTCTATGTCTGGTTCGATGCGCCCATCGAATACATCGCCTGCGCGGGCGAATGGGCCGAGGCCAACGGAAAATCCGATGCCGACTGGCAACGCTGGTGGCGCACCGACAAAGGTGCCGCGGATGTGCGCTATACCCAGTTCATGGGCAAGGACAACGTGCCGTTTCATACGCTCAGCTTTCCGGCCACGATCCTTGGCTCTGGCGAACCATGGAAACTGGTCGATCATCTGAAGTCGTTCAACTACCTCAACTATGATGGCGGCCAGTTCAGCACCTCGCAGGGGCGCGGCATCTTCATGGATCAGGCACTGGACATCCTGCCAGCCGATTACTGGCGCTGGTGGTTGCTGTCGCACGCCCCGGAATCGTCCGACAGCGAATTCACATGGGAAAATTTCCAGGTGTCGGTGAACAAGGATCTGGCCGATGTGCTGGGCAATTTCGTAAGCCGCATCACAAAGTTCTGCCGCTCCAAATTTGGCGAAGCCGTGCCGCAGGGTGGCAGCTATGGCCCTGCCGAAACAACTCTGATTGCCGATCTGACAACCCGCATCCGCGCTTACGAAACCTTTTTGGAAGCGATGGAAGTGCGCAAATCGGCGCAGGAATTGCGCGCGATCTGGTCACTGGGCAACGAATACCTGCAAGCTGCAGCACCGTGGAGCACATTCAAAACCGATCCCGAACAGGCCGCCGCGCAAACGCGCCTCGCGCTTTGCCTGATCCCGATTTACGCGGCTCTCAGCGCCCCGTTCATCCCTGATGCCAGCGCGTCGATCCTGGCGTCGATGAAGCTGGACAATTTTGATTGGCCTGAAGATGTCGATGCCGCGTTGGCCGCCCTGCAAGCGGGTCACGCGTTCGACGTGCCCGAGGTTCTGTTCGCCAAGATCAGCGATGAAGATCGCGAAGACTGGCAACAACGCTTTGCAGGCATCCGCACCTAG
- a CDS encoding sulfatase-like hydrolase/transferase, with translation MYDQLRHDYLGCAGHPTIRTPHMDTLAARGVRFSNAYVQSPVCGASRMSTYTGRYVHSHGAAYNGFPLRVGEMTLGDHLRSAGLGCWLIGKTHMKADAAGMARLGLTPDSVIGARQAECGFDVWERDDGLWASGPHGPYDDKRSPYNEYLKHQGYAGDNPWADFANAGANGDDLASGWFMQNAARPANIREQDSETPWLTRRAMAFLDQAQGPWCAHVSFIKPHWPYIVPAPYHDMYTPQDVVPALRDAREKDNPHPVYGAFMDSRVGQSFSRDEVRDVVIPAYMGLITQCDDQLGVLLAHLKATGQDKDTVIVLTSDHGDYLGDHWMGEKDLFHDPSVRVPLIICDPSPAADATRGTTCDALVESIDLAATFIDVAGAQVPRHIVEGRSLRPFLNGETVTQWREHVISEYDYSKSPMRAALGVSIRNARLFMVADKRWKLIHAEGGFRPMLFDRKEDPQEFVDLGASDAHRDVIAQMYAHLANWARRPSQRVTISDAQIEAGTGTGDEVGILLGAFSPEDVAPDVAAVYQGKIPD, from the coding sequence ATGTACGACCAGCTGCGCCATGACTATCTGGGATGTGCCGGCCATCCCACGATCAGGACGCCGCATATGGATACGCTGGCTGCGCGCGGGGTGCGGTTTTCCAACGCATATGTGCAATCGCCGGTTTGCGGAGCATCGCGCATGTCGACCTATACGGGGCGCTATGTGCATTCGCACGGGGCGGCCTATAACGGGTTTCCTTTGCGTGTGGGGGAAATGACATTGGGCGATCACCTGCGCAGTGCCGGTCTGGGCTGCTGGCTGATCGGCAAGACCCATATGAAGGCCGATGCTGCTGGCATGGCGCGTCTGGGGCTGACGCCGGACAGTGTGATCGGCGCGCGGCAGGCCGAATGCGGGTTTGACGTGTGGGAGCGCGATGACGGGTTATGGGCCAGCGGCCCGCACGGCCCCTATGATGACAAACGCAGCCCCTATAACGAATATCTGAAACACCAGGGATATGCAGGCGATAATCCGTGGGCCGATTTTGCCAATGCCGGTGCGAACGGGGACGATCTGGCCAGTGGCTGGTTCATGCAGAACGCCGCCAGACCGGCCAACATCAGGGAACAGGACAGTGAAACGCCCTGGCTGACGCGGCGCGCGATGGCGTTTCTGGATCAGGCGCAGGGGCCGTGGTGCGCGCATGTTTCCTTTATCAAGCCGCACTGGCCTTACATCGTGCCGGCGCCCTATCACGATATGTACACGCCGCAGGATGTGGTGCCCGCGCTGCGCGATGCGCGGGAAAAGGATAATCCGCATCCGGTTTATGGCGCGTTCATGGACAGCCGTGTGGGCCAAAGCTTTTCCCGCGACGAGGTGCGCGATGTGGTGATTCCCGCCTATATGGGGCTGATTACGCAATGTGATGACCAGTTGGGCGTGTTACTGGCCCATCTGAAGGCGACCGGGCAGGACAAGGATACCGTGATCGTTCTGACATCGGATCATGGCGATTATCTGGGCGATCACTGGATGGGGGAAAAGGATCTGTTTCACGATCCGTCCGTGCGGGTACCGCTGATTATTTGCGATCCATCGCCTGCGGCGGACGCAACGCGCGGAACGACCTGTGATGCACTGGTGGAATCGATTGATCTGGCGGCAACGTTCATTGATGTCGCGGGGGCACAGGTGCCGCGCCATATCGTCGAAGGCCGATCATTGCGCCCGTTTCTGAACGGTGAAACTGTCACGCAATGGCGCGAACATGTGATCAGCGAATATGATTATTCCAAATCCCCGATGCGGGCCGCGTTGGGAGTTTCGATCCGCAATGCGCGTCTGTTCATGGTGGCGGACAAGCGGTGGAAACTGATCCATGCCGAAGGCGGCTTTCGCCCGATGCTGTTTGACCGCAAAGAGGATCCGCAGGAATTTGTCGATCTGGGGGCAAGCGATGCACATCGCGATGTGATCGCGCAGATGTACGCGCATCTTGCAAACTGGGCGCGCCGCCCGTCCCAGCGGGTGACGATCAGCGATGCACAGATCGAAGCGGGCACCGGCACCGGCGACGAGGTGGGCATTCTGCTGGGGGCGTTTTCGCCGGAAGATGTCGCGCCGGATGTGGCAGCTGTCTATCAGGGCAAAATCCCCGACTAG
- a CDS encoding NAD(P)-binding protein encodes MLDQKATQPATGQDAPVTTYDLVVIGAGIAGLNALFAATAYLPKNARVLLLDQKQGAGGMWNTAYDYVRLHQPHPMFTVGDIKWNWQKPRDYLAGRDEVQRHLAGALGPVADAVNLETGFEQTVIACDAGTTDNGYRARITFHPNDTPAQTTTVHAMLAIHASGLNYRMAEPLDLSASSVISIVPQDLRDILAAHPGAAVYVVGGGKTGMDTVLAALADDPKRKVSLINGRGTNFLNRTRYIPTGLKRWTSGQLVSRLFRDMALNFDGDNEEELISYFRRTYSTDPDTANGVFLYGLQSEDEQIRIAAGLSETYPGYLVDVTDGPDGPVMELQSGERLPVEPDSIFVNCTGSFFRTADMETNARCLSPGSTVLNISARDGFHFLTSVAGFFLTHLLYRKDLKGKGFYTLDHEALFRMDRNAWVGASAAQAYMNQVIAVNTLPMMLLDRCGLDLDRWYPFPRRMAGLIRMKSSADTDIAHCRKVLDRLADRFNIRCAPLD; translated from the coding sequence ATGCTTGATCAGAAGGCCACCCAACCCGCGACAGGACAGGACGCGCCTGTCACGACATATGATCTTGTCGTGATCGGCGCAGGCATTGCGGGGCTGAATGCGCTGTTTGCCGCGACCGCCTATTTGCCAAAAAACGCGCGTGTTCTGCTGCTTGACCAGAAACAGGGTGCCGGCGGAATGTGGAACACGGCTTACGATTATGTGCGCCTGCACCAGCCTCACCCGATGTTCACCGTGGGTGATATCAAATGGAACTGGCAAAAACCGCGCGATTACCTTGCGGGGCGCGATGAAGTACAACGCCATCTGGCGGGTGCCCTTGGCCCCGTTGCGGACGCGGTCAATCTGGAAACCGGCTTTGAACAGACGGTGATTGCCTGTGATGCGGGCACAACTGACAATGGTTATCGTGCGCGCATTACCTTTCACCCCAACGACACGCCCGCGCAAACGACAACGGTTCATGCGATGCTGGCAATACACGCGTCCGGCCTGAATTACCGGATGGCCGAACCTTTGGATTTGTCCGCCAGTTCCGTCATCTCGATCGTGCCCCAGGACCTGCGTGATATTCTTGCCGCCCACCCCGGCGCGGCGGTCTATGTTGTCGGCGGGGGCAAGACCGGCATGGACACTGTATTGGCGGCGCTGGCTGATGATCCCAAGCGCAAAGTATCGCTGATCAACGGGCGCGGCACGAATTTCCTGAACCGCACACGATACATTCCGACAGGCCTGAAACGCTGGACATCGGGCCAGCTGGTCTCGCGCCTGTTTCGCGACATGGCACTGAACTTTGATGGCGACAACGAAGAAGAACTCATCTCGTATTTCCGCCGCACCTATTCAACCGATCCCGATACTGCAAACGGGGTTTTTCTGTATGGCCTGCAATCGGAAGACGAACAGATCCGGATCGCTGCGGGGCTGAGTGAGACGTATCCCGGCTATCTGGTTGACGTGACCGACGGCCCTGACGGACCTGTGATGGAATTGCAAAGCGGTGAACGCCTGCCGGTCGAACCCGATAGCATCTTTGTCAATTGCACCGGCAGCTTTTTCAGGACTGCCGACATGGAAACCAACGCCCGCTGTCTTTCCCCCGGCAGCACTGTTCTGAACATCAGCGCTCGCGACGGGTTTCATTTCCTGACCAGCGTCGCCGGTTTTTTCCTGACACATCTGCTTTATCGCAAAGACCTGAAAGGCAAGGGATTTTATACGCTGGATCACGAGGCGCTGTTCCGTATGGATCGAAACGCCTGGGTCGGCGCCTCGGCTGCGCAGGCCTATATGAATCAGGTGATTGCCGTGAATACCCTTCCGATGATGCTGCTTGATCGTTGCGGCCTCGATCTTGATCGCTGGTACCCGTTTCCACGCCGTATGGCCGGGCTGATCCGGATGAAATCCAGCGCGGACACCGACATAGCGCATTGTCGCAAAGTCCTTGATCGCTTGGCAGACCGCTTCAACATTCGTTGCGCGCCGCTGGACTAG
- a CDS encoding tetratricopeptide repeat protein: MKILLTSALLFSPVLALACPPVPDTSERMAELVAQANAAETEMAGSDIGREMWEIWADAPDQQAQAILDRGMSKRSGYDFLGAIADFETLIEYCPDYAEGYNQRAFAYFLSGAYEKALVDLDRTLELRPDHVAARAGRALSLMQLGRLEEARTDLRAALELNPWLSERALLAPGGPLEPPGDDI; encoded by the coding sequence ATGAAGATACTGCTGACGTCCGCCCTGCTGTTTTCGCCGGTACTGGCTCTGGCCTGTCCGCCGGTTCCCGATACGTCCGAGCGTATGGCGGAACTGGTGGCGCAGGCCAATGCCGCCGAAACGGAAATGGCCGGAAGCGATATCGGCCGTGAAATGTGGGAAATCTGGGCGGATGCGCCGGATCAGCAGGCGCAGGCCATTCTGGACCGCGGCATGTCCAAGCGATCGGGCTATGATTTTCTGGGGGCCATCGCCGATTTTGAAACCCTGATCGAGTACTGCCCCGATTACGCCGAAGGCTATAACCAACGTGCGTTCGCCTATTTCCTGAGCGGTGCCTATGAAAAGGCGCTGGTCGATCTGGACCGCACGTTGGAATTGCGCCCCGATCACGTGGCCGCGCGGGCAGGGCGCGCGCTGAGCCTGATGCAGCTGGGCCGTCTGGAGGAGGCGCGCACCGATTTGCGCGCCGCACTGGAACTGAACCCGTGGTTGTCCGAACGTGCGCTGCTGGCCCCCGGTGGCCCGCTGGAACCGCCCGGCGACGATATCTGA
- a CDS encoding Lrp/AsnC family transcriptional regulator — MQLDLVDLDRFDRAIVQVLSGDGRMSITDLATRIGLSKSPTQARLRRLEDAGIIIGYRALVDPIRLGLDHVAFVEVRLSDTREAALSAFNAAVAKLPEVEQAHMIAGNFDYLLKVRTRSMADYRAVLGEKISTLPHVAGTSTYVAMQAVKENGMGEIA, encoded by the coding sequence ATGCAATTGGACTTGGTTGATCTGGACCGGTTTGACCGGGCGATTGTACAGGTCTTATCGGGCGACGGACGCATGTCGATCACCGATCTGGCAACACGAATCGGGTTGTCGAAATCACCGACGCAGGCGCGGCTGCGCCGGCTGGAAGACGCGGGTATTATCATCGGGTACCGGGCGCTGGTCGATCCGATCCGGCTGGGGCTGGATCACGTTGCCTTTGTCGAAGTGCGCCTGAGCGATACACGTGAGGCGGCGCTGTCGGCGTTCAACGCGGCAGTGGCAAAGCTGCCCGAGGTGGAGCAGGCCCACATGATCGCGGGAAATTTCGATTATCTGCTGAAGGTGCGCACACGGTCCATGGCAGATTACCGTGCGGTTCTGGGTGAAAAGATATCCACCTTGCCGCATGTGGCGGGGACATCGACCTATGTGGCGATGCAGGCCGTGAAGGAAAACGGAATGGGCGAAATTGCGTGA